In a genomic window of Virgibacillus sp. SK37:
- a CDS encoding helix-turn-helix domain-containing protein: MSDTLRDEIKAKIINGDYNCEKELTLSIISGKWKVVILWHLGVEGPHRFSELQRLFPKISHKILTNQLKELVEDGIVHREVYPEVPPKVEYSMTELGMTLLPIVEMMYDWGKKRIEEIKTEIGELN; this comes from the coding sequence ATGTCGGATACACTTAGAGATGAAATTAAAGCAAAGATAATAAATGGTGATTACAACTGTGAAAAAGAACTCACTTTATCGATTATCAGTGGAAAGTGGAAAGTGGTAATTCTGTGGCATTTAGGTGTTGAAGGTCCGCACCGCTTTAGTGAATTGCAAAGATTATTCCCTAAAATATCCCACAAAATTTTAACGAATCAATTAAAGGAATTGGTGGAAGACGGCATTGTCCATCGAGAGGTTTATCCAGAAGTTCCGCCTAAAGTGGAATACTCAATGACTGAGTTGGGAATGACATTACTTCCAATTGTGGAAATGATGTATGATTGGGGGAAAAAGCGTATAGAAGAAATCAAAACAGAAATAGGGGAATTAAATTAA
- a CDS encoding PTS lactose/cellobiose transporter subunit IIA, whose product MNVDNFSMSIIMHAGNAKVYLHKALADARNGKFEGTDEKIKLASDELLAAHKIQTKFLQQDSNGELKNLQVLLMHAQDHLMTVISEKDLIKEMIEMYKRQIETEQKMERLSKVIERLEMKKN is encoded by the coding sequence ATGAACGTTGATAACTTTTCCATGTCGATTATAATGCATGCTGGGAATGCCAAAGTTTATTTACATAAAGCCTTAGCTGATGCCAGGAATGGTAAATTTGAGGGGACAGATGAAAAAATTAAACTTGCATCGGATGAATTACTAGCGGCTCATAAAATTCAAACCAAGTTCTTGCAACAAGATTCAAATGGTGAATTAAAGAATCTACAAGTATTGTTAATGCATGCGCAGGATCATCTAATGACGGTAATCTCTGAAAAAGATCTTATTAAAGAAATGATTGAGATGTATAAAAGGCAAATAGAAACGGAACAAAAGATGGAGCGATTATCAAAGGTAATAGAGAGGTTAGAAATGAAGAAAAATTAA
- a CDS encoding ChbG/HpnK family deacetylase: MDLKQRRLIINADDFGLSPGVTAGILYAHQYGLVSSTTAMVNTSFSKDCLQEAKHYSYLGIGLHFVLDAGQPLSPSVPSLTDNKNNFLKGKDLVENAKGTDIKEELKRQLELLLSWGIDVTHIDSHHHMHLHIPGALEIVYEVAHDYKLPVRVFTNTTVTATAPRTDYFHFNFYGENNLTEEYLINMITNLDQGTSEIMCHPGFLDTWLTKTSSYQQMRMKEVEILVSNRIRKCLDEQNVQLVHYGGI, from the coding sequence ATGGATCTTAAACAACGTCGATTAATTATAAATGCAGATGACTTTGGATTAAGCCCTGGCGTAACTGCTGGGATTCTATATGCCCATCAATATGGCCTGGTTTCCAGCACGACTGCCATGGTTAATACAAGTTTTTCAAAGGATTGTCTGCAGGAAGCCAAACACTATTCTTATTTAGGAATTGGTTTGCATTTTGTTTTAGATGCAGGCCAACCTCTTTCTCCTTCAGTACCTAGCTTAACGGATAATAAAAATAATTTTCTTAAAGGCAAGGACTTAGTTGAAAATGCAAAAGGAACTGACATTAAAGAAGAGTTAAAAAGACAACTAGAACTTCTCCTTTCCTGGGGGATAGATGTGACACATATTGATAGTCACCATCATATGCATCTGCATATTCCCGGTGCGCTAGAGATAGTGTATGAGGTAGCTCATGATTATAAATTACCTGTAAGAGTCTTTACTAATACTACAGTAACAGCAACAGCACCGAGGACAGATTATTTCCATTTTAATTTTTATGGTGAAAATAATTTAACAGAAGAATACTTGATAAACATGATTACCAATCTAGATCAAGGTACCTCTGAAATAATGTGCCATCCAGGCTTTTTAGATACCTGGTTAACCAAGACAAGCAGTTATCAACAAATGAGAATGAAAGAGGTAGAAATCTTAGTAAGCAACAGAATTAGAAAATGTCTAGACGAGCAAAACGTACAACTCGTGCACTATGGAGGGATATAA
- the phnE gene encoding phosphonate ABC transporter, permease protein PhnE, translating into MNAIDKQYHLEPNRRFSQIITGLILIILFGWSMSAIQFDQLATNGLTIAKNILLGLVQPDVELLFNFSNGVPYLLIETMAIAFLGTIVGAILAIPLAFVSASNIVPKPVASIVRLLLVFIRTIPAIVYGLMFIRVTGPGPFAGVLTMSLTSIGMLAKLYVDVIEDLDTSILESMESLGCTVMEKIRFGILPQLSALFLSIIIYRFDMNLRDAAVLGLVGAGGIGAPLIFAMNSYRWSEVGSILIGLVMLILIVEYISNKLRTKLVRG; encoded by the coding sequence ATGAATGCTATAGATAAACAATATCATCTAGAACCAAATCGTCGCTTCTCGCAAATAATCACAGGATTGATCTTGATTATCCTTTTTGGTTGGTCGATGTCTGCCATCCAATTCGACCAATTAGCAACAAATGGTCTTACAATAGCAAAAAACATCTTATTAGGTCTGGTTCAACCAGATGTAGAATTGCTATTTAATTTTAGTAATGGAGTACCTTATTTACTCATTGAAACAATGGCAATAGCCTTCTTAGGCACCATAGTAGGGGCAATTCTGGCTATTCCACTTGCCTTTGTGTCTGCTTCAAATATTGTACCAAAGCCAGTTGCCAGTATTGTTCGTTTATTGCTGGTTTTTATCCGGACGATTCCTGCCATTGTTTATGGACTAATGTTTATACGCGTAACTGGTCCGGGACCGTTTGCAGGTGTATTAACAATGTCTTTAACAAGTATAGGAATGTTAGCTAAATTGTATGTAGACGTTATAGAAGACTTGGATACATCGATTCTTGAATCGATGGAATCCCTTGGATGTACGGTTATGGAAAAAATTCGCTTTGGTATACTTCCACAGCTTTCAGCTTTATTTCTATCAATTATTATTTATCGATTTGATATGAATCTGCGTGATGCAGCTGTTCTTGGTTTAGTCGGAGCTGGCGGTATTGGAGCGCCACTTATTTTTGCAATGAATTCATATCGTTGGTCAGAGGTGGGTTCGATTTTAATTGGTCTAGTTATGCTTATTTTAATCGTTGAATATATATCCAACAAATTACGAACAAAGTTAGTAAGGGGGTGA
- a CDS encoding 6-phospho-beta-glucosidase translates to MSVIKLTVVGGGSSYTPELIEGILKNQDILNVSEIWLVDVKEGEEKLAIIEKLANRMVKESHTSIKIVATLNRRVAIKDASYVITQIRVGQLKMRKYDEYISIKHGVIGQETTGAGGFMKALRTIPVILDICKDIEELAPDAWLLNFTNPAGIITEAVLKHSSVKVIGLCNNPINFYKKFADIYHVPIEEVSINITGINHLIWITGLFINGESKIDDILTGKSQSYEAKNIPDFGWDVDFLQSLGAIPCGYHKYYYQTDKILKEQLEQYRENKTRADQVQEIEKGLFELFKNPDLTQKPKELDQRGGAFYSEAAINLICSLHLNTGNIHTLNVQNNGTIACLPDNVSIEVNCVVEKHQVTPMLVGDVSPQIRGLLQHVKAYEELTIEAAVKGSWNLAFQALAMHPLLPSTDVAKKVLNEMLEVNEHYLPAFH, encoded by the coding sequence GTGAGTGTCATTAAGCTTACCGTTGTGGGAGGAGGATCTTCCTATACACCAGAATTAATTGAAGGCATTTTGAAGAATCAAGACATCCTAAACGTTTCTGAAATTTGGTTGGTTGATGTTAAAGAAGGTGAAGAAAAGCTTGCTATTATTGAAAAACTTGCAAATAGAATGGTTAAAGAAAGTCACACTTCAATTAAAATAGTCGCAACCTTAAATCGAAGGGTGGCCATTAAAGACGCGTCCTATGTTATTACTCAAATCAGGGTAGGCCAATTGAAAATGAGAAAATATGATGAATATATTTCTATTAAACATGGCGTTATTGGACAAGAAACTACTGGCGCTGGCGGTTTTATGAAGGCACTAAGAACCATACCAGTCATCCTTGATATTTGTAAAGACATAGAAGAACTTGCGCCAGATGCATGGCTACTAAACTTTACAAACCCTGCAGGTATTATAACGGAAGCCGTTCTAAAACACAGTTCAGTAAAGGTGATCGGCTTATGCAATAATCCTATAAATTTCTATAAAAAATTTGCAGACATCTATCATGTGCCAATAGAAGAAGTTAGCATCAATATCACTGGAATTAATCATTTGATATGGATCACTGGTCTTTTTATAAATGGCGAGTCAAAAATAGATGATATCCTTACAGGAAAATCACAGAGTTACGAGGCTAAAAATATCCCTGATTTTGGTTGGGATGTTGACTTCTTGCAATCATTAGGGGCCATACCTTGTGGCTATCATAAATATTACTATCAGACAGATAAAATTTTGAAAGAACAGCTTGAACAATATAGAGAAAATAAAACAAGAGCAGATCAGGTACAAGAAATAGAAAAAGGGCTATTTGAGTTATTTAAAAATCCTGATTTAACTCAGAAACCAAAGGAACTTGATCAGCGGGGTGGCGCATTTTATTCAGAAGCTGCTATAAATTTGATCTGCTCTCTCCATCTCAATACTGGCAATATACACACCCTTAATGTACAAAATAACGGAACAATAGCTTGTTTGCCGGATAACGTAAGTATTGAAGTGAATTGTGTTGTAGAAAAGCACCAGGTTACACCAATGTTGGTAGGAGATGTTAGTCCCCAAATTAGAGGATTGCTTCAGCATGTTAAAGCATATGAAGAATTAACGATAGAGGCTGCTGTGAAGGGGAGCTGGAACCTTGCATTTCAAGCCTTAGCCATGCATCCACTATTACCATCTACTGATGTAGCTAAAAAAGTTCTTAATGAAATGCTCGAGGTTAATGAGCATTATTTACCCGCATTTCATTAA
- a CDS encoding DNA-binding protein, translating into MRKDKFILLSILCMFMVTIISIDTTSAENAQDPAPILNPEQSNGYKVLFDNSHGQTTGQSDWVIDGAFSDFADTLVAEGYTVEEFRSDDPLTLNDLNNYDVFVIPEANIPFTVSEQEAIATYAEQGNGVFFIADHYNADRNLNRWDSNEIMNGWRRGAYENPTKGMSSAEASALTGVKSSTWLSDEFGVEFRYNAINNTVANHVVSTTDSFGITEGVNEVSIHAGSTLAITNPNMAKGIVYLPEGLTESENKWSPSVDQGVYAGGGIEEGPFVAIGKKELGKSAFIGDSSPVEDATPKYRNEETGRVKTTYDGFIAHDNGELLINIIDWLAHDENYDSFAETSIKLDSLTPRLEMEHPLKSTEILGEPWRQPNPGYLWYDESTFADGSYGSDVDPLPPLHHSVITPDILPNSGEAFEVNFKAEGLTPNTTVNGYRIQVYLDGGTSISQVQNDDGSWPSNYGYFDIGSLTANSEGVAKKTVTMRLNNSTSATEGSIRVKNSSGDNVVTKAVVIGEGSTIVEPPTEEEPPSEELTQVIENGNYKLLLPETLPANGEAFPVQVEIKGLTLGATITNAQIQVYLDGGMSISQIQNEDGSWPTSYGYGNVGTLKANSEGVVSTQVNMRINPSITAEEANIRLRLGSGNNVLTSKIQLP; encoded by the coding sequence ATGAGGAAGGATAAATTTATTTTATTATCTATTTTATGTATGTTCATGGTTACGATTATCTCTATTGATACAACTAGTGCTGAAAATGCACAAGATCCAGCACCGATTTTAAACCCGGAACAATCAAATGGCTATAAGGTATTATTTGATAATAGCCATGGACAAACAACCGGGCAATCCGACTGGGTAATTGATGGAGCATTTTCTGATTTTGCTGATACTCTTGTTGCAGAAGGTTATACTGTAGAAGAATTTCGTAGTGATGATCCATTAACACTTAATGATTTAAATAATTATGATGTGTTTGTTATTCCTGAAGCAAACATTCCATTCACTGTATCGGAACAAGAAGCGATTGCAACTTATGCAGAACAAGGTAATGGAGTCTTCTTTATCGCAGACCATTATAACGCTGATCGCAACTTAAATCGTTGGGATTCTAACGAAATTATGAATGGTTGGCGTCGTGGAGCTTATGAAAATCCGACAAAGGGTATGTCATCTGCTGAGGCAAGCGCTCTTACTGGAGTTAAAAGTTCAACTTGGTTAAGCGATGAATTTGGTGTGGAGTTCCGTTATAACGCAATTAATAATACGGTTGCTAATCATGTTGTATCTACAACAGATTCATTTGGTATTACCGAAGGAGTAAATGAGGTTTCAATTCATGCTGGTTCAACTTTAGCTATTACTAATCCGAATATGGCAAAGGGAATTGTGTATTTACCTGAAGGGTTAACAGAATCAGAAAATAAATGGTCACCTTCCGTAGATCAAGGTGTATATGCTGGTGGCGGTATAGAAGAAGGACCATTTGTTGCAATTGGTAAAAAGGAATTAGGGAAGTCTGCATTTATTGGAGATTCATCGCCTGTTGAAGATGCAACACCTAAATATCGTAATGAAGAGACAGGTAGAGTAAAAACAACATATGATGGATTTATTGCGCATGACAATGGTGAGTTGCTAATAAATATTATTGATTGGTTAGCACATGATGAAAATTATGATTCTTTTGCTGAAACGTCTATTAAACTAGATAGTCTAACGCCGAGACTTGAGATGGAACATCCATTAAAATCTACAGAAATTTTAGGAGAACCTTGGCGTCAACCAAACCCGGGTTATTTATGGTATGATGAGTCAACTTTTGCTGATGGGTCATATGGTTCAGATGTCGATCCCCTTCCACCACTTCATCATTCAGTAATAACACCAGATATTTTGCCTAATAGTGGTGAAGCTTTTGAAGTAAATTTTAAAGCAGAAGGTTTAACGCCAAATACTACTGTAAATGGCTATCGTATACAGGTGTATTTAGATGGTGGTACATCTATATCACAAGTACAGAACGATGATGGCTCATGGCCATCTAATTATGGCTATTTTGATATTGGTTCTTTAACTGCGAACAGTGAAGGTGTTGCTAAAAAAACAGTAACGATGAGATTAAATAATTCTACGTCTGCAACAGAAGGATCTATTCGTGTAAAAAACAGTAGTGGAGACAATGTAGTGACCAAAGCTGTGGTAATTGGTGAAGGTTCTACAATTGTAGAACCTCCTACCGAAGAAGAACCCCCATCAGAAGAGCTTACACAAGTAATTGAAAATGGTAATTACAAACTCTTATTACCAGAGACATTACCTGCAAACGGTGAAGCGTTTCCTGTTCAAGTAGAAATTAAGGGACTCACATTGGGAGCAACCATAACTAATGCACAAATTCAGGTGTATTTGGATGGTGGAATGAGCATATCGCAAATTCAAAATGAAGATGGTTCATGGCCGACAAGTTATGGTTATGGAAATGTTGGCACTTTGAAAGCAAACAGTGAAGGTGTTGTATCAACACAAGTCAACATGCGTATCAATCCTTCAATTACAGCAGAAGAAGCAAATATTCGTTTGCGTTTAGGTTCAGGAAATAATGTATTAACTTCTAAAATTCAATTGCCATAA
- a CDS encoding exo-beta-N-acetylmuramidase NamZ domain-containing protein gives MKFGKLTFIFLTILGLVLYSNGTETEATEKGKKVTPGIETFLDKHVDWIKGKKVGLITNPTGVDTNLKSDIDLLFEHPDVNLTALFGPEHGIRGDQEAGKYIESYVDEKTGLPVYSLYGPTWKPTKDMVKDVDVLLFDIQDIGSNVYTYIYTLGFAMEAAAEFDKELIVLDRPNPIGGEKVEGPLRSKDTVSFMGRFLLPVRHGMTVGELATMWNHEYSMGVNLKVSKMKGWKRTMHYEDTGLPWVQPSPNIPTKESAYLYTGTELLDDTTLSVGLGTTKPFELVGAPWLDGEALAQEMKKRNIDGVTFRPAYYTPMFGKYSGKRVGGVQVHIKEPTKINLVELGLNLVDAMRDQNPDKFEMTSSYANLIGDPEVPTMIKNDEPVNKIIDSWQSELDRWVTEVRNQYLLYAPFPKKTGPYKERSYLGILPLDISITPGKSVDLKVQGFDKEGKKLEISPSSIDWEVTNNIGKIEDGIFQPTMEGKGEVIASYKNLTASRDVTVSVPYIENIRYGVHSDSTRVVLDLNNDISDYSIEEENGKLFIKIPYAKVGGDLDREGGIVQIDKSPIVSSINYYVKNESFIAELDLKKEGVKYNTPEFSSRLVVDLAH, from the coding sequence ATGAAATTTGGTAAACTTACTTTTATATTCCTGACTATATTGGGATTAGTGCTATATAGTAATGGGACTGAGACTGAAGCAACGGAAAAAGGCAAGAAAGTCACTCCAGGTATTGAAACCTTTTTAGATAAACACGTTGATTGGATTAAGGGTAAGAAAGTCGGTTTAATAACAAACCCCACCGGGGTCGATACTAACCTTAAAAGTGATATTGATCTATTATTTGAGCATCCTGACGTAAATTTAACAGCTTTATTTGGGCCAGAGCATGGAATAAGAGGGGACCAGGAAGCAGGAAAATATATTGAATCATATGTTGATGAAAAAACTGGTTTACCTGTATATAGCTTATATGGTCCTACCTGGAAACCTACAAAGGATATGGTAAAAGATGTTGATGTACTCCTGTTTGACATACAAGATATTGGATCGAATGTATACACATATATTTATACGTTAGGTTTCGCCATGGAAGCAGCAGCTGAATTTGACAAAGAACTAATCGTGCTAGATCGGCCAAACCCTATAGGTGGAGAAAAAGTTGAAGGGCCACTTCGTTCGAAAGATACGGTTAGTTTTATGGGAAGATTTTTGCTACCAGTAAGACACGGAATGACTGTAGGGGAATTAGCTACCATGTGGAATCACGAATATAGCATGGGAGTGAATTTGAAGGTTTCCAAAATGAAGGGGTGGAAACGAACGATGCATTACGAAGATACTGGCCTGCCTTGGGTCCAACCTTCACCAAACATACCAACAAAGGAGTCTGCTTATTTATATACTGGAACAGAATTGTTAGATGATACTACCCTTTCCGTTGGATTAGGTACAACAAAACCCTTTGAGTTAGTAGGCGCTCCCTGGTTGGATGGCGAAGCTTTAGCTCAAGAAATGAAAAAAAGAAATATTGATGGTGTTACCTTCCGACCAGCCTATTATACTCCTATGTTTGGTAAGTATAGCGGAAAAAGAGTTGGAGGTGTTCAGGTTCATATAAAAGAACCTACAAAAATAAATTTAGTAGAATTAGGGCTAAATTTAGTTGATGCTATGAGAGATCAAAACCCGGATAAATTTGAAATGACGTCAAGTTATGCAAATCTAATTGGTGATCCAGAAGTACCTACTATGATAAAAAATGATGAACCTGTTAATAAAATAATAGATTCTTGGCAATCCGAGCTAGATAGGTGGGTAACAGAAGTTCGCAACCAATACCTTCTTTATGCTCCATTCCCAAAAAAGACAGGTCCTTATAAGGAGAGAAGTTATTTAGGGATATTACCGTTAGATATATCAATTACCCCTGGAAAAAGTGTTGATTTAAAAGTACAGGGATTTGATAAAGAGGGGAAGAAACTTGAAATTTCCCCATCTTCCATTGACTGGGAGGTTACAAACAATATTGGAAAAATAGAAGATGGAATCTTTCAGCCTACAATGGAAGGTAAAGGGGAAGTTATAGCATCCTATAAAAATCTTACAGCGAGTCGTGATGTAACTGTCTCCGTACCATATATAGAAAATATTCGGTATGGTGTTCATTCAGACTCAACAAGAGTCGTGCTCGACCTAAACAATGACATCAGCGATTATTCCATTGAGGAGGAAAATGGCAAGCTATTTATAAAAATTCCTTACGCTAAAGTTGGAGGGGACTTAGATAGGGAAGGTGGTATAGTTCAAATAGATAAAAGCCCTATCGTCTCAAGTATTAACTATTATGTGAAAAATGAATCGTTTATTGCTGAATTAGATTTGAAGAAAGAAGGAGTTAAATACAATACCCCAGAATTTTCTTCGAGATTAGTAGTTGATTTGGCTCATTAA
- a CDS encoding PTS sugar transporter subunit IIB: MKITLLCALGMSTSLLVERMKEAAGKRELDVEIEAHSVDDIDEQLKSADVVLIGPQIRYKKNELFKKADSARVPIDIIEMRAYGTTDGEKVLDQALGLI; the protein is encoded by the coding sequence ATGAAAATAACTTTACTGTGTGCATTAGGAATGAGTACTAGTTTGCTTGTGGAAAGGATGAAGGAAGCTGCTGGAAAACGAGAACTAGACGTAGAAATTGAAGCTCATTCTGTAGATGATATTGATGAACAATTAAAGAGCGCTGATGTTGTCTTAATAGGTCCTCAGATCCGTTACAAAAAGAATGAGTTATTCAAAAAGGCTGATTCCGCAAGGGTCCCCATCGACATTATAGAAATGAGAGCCTATGGAACAACCGACGGTGAGAAAGTGTTGGATCAAGCATTGGGATTAATCTAA
- the celB gene encoding PTS cellobiose transporter subunit IIC produces the protein MERFNSFMERYFMPVAGKLAEQRHLKAIRDGIIAIMPLLIIGSIFLIISSPPVPSWAEYMKPYAPTLNIPVNATFGLLGLIAVFSIAYNLAKSYGMDGLSAGVLSIAAFFVATPMTEEGNIPLNLMGSEGLFIAIVLAIFTVEIYRLFERKNIIIRMPDGVPPSVWRAFTALIPGAVIVFIVWGVDVILKTSLDLSLHGVVAALLREPLQMVGGSFWGAMVAIILIHLLWSFGIHGISVVASIMAPIWYSLTDQNVAAHQAGEALPHVVGQPFMAIWWAVGGSGMALALTILFVWRARSKHLKGLGRGSIWASMFNISEPVIFGAPVVMNPLLVIPFILAPLAVGMITYFSMTLGLVGKPYVIVPWTTPPPFSGILTTGDWRGGVLMMLNIFVAMAIYYPFFRLYDKQLLAEESETKKDEASEKMMKAK, from the coding sequence ATGGAACGATTTAATTCATTTATGGAACGTTACTTTATGCCAGTTGCCGGAAAATTGGCTGAGCAGCGACATTTAAAGGCAATAAGAGACGGCATTATTGCAATAATGCCGTTGCTGATTATTGGTAGTATCTTTCTTATTATATCTTCACCGCCTGTGCCTTCTTGGGCGGAATACATGAAACCTTATGCTCCGACACTAAATATTCCTGTCAATGCGACATTTGGACTTTTGGGTTTAATAGCCGTTTTCTCCATAGCTTATAATCTTGCGAAAAGTTACGGAATGGATGGACTATCAGCAGGGGTGCTGAGTATAGCTGCCTTTTTTGTTGCTACCCCTATGACAGAAGAGGGTAACATTCCGCTTAATTTAATGGGAAGTGAAGGCTTATTTATAGCAATTGTATTAGCTATATTCACGGTAGAAATATACCGCCTTTTTGAACGAAAGAACATTATTATCCGTATGCCAGACGGCGTCCCTCCCTCTGTGTGGAGAGCATTTACAGCACTAATACCGGGTGCAGTAATTGTTTTTATTGTATGGGGTGTGGATGTCATTTTAAAAACTTCACTAGATTTATCGCTCCACGGAGTAGTTGCGGCACTTCTAAGAGAACCCTTACAAATGGTTGGAGGAAGTTTCTGGGGTGCAATGGTTGCTATCATTCTTATTCATTTACTGTGGTCGTTTGGTATTCACGGAATTTCAGTTGTTGCCAGTATCATGGCTCCAATCTGGTATAGTCTAACAGATCAAAATGTTGCAGCACATCAAGCGGGAGAGGCATTGCCTCACGTAGTAGGGCAACCATTTATGGCGATTTGGTGGGCTGTGGGTGGATCAGGCATGGCCTTAGCTTTAACCATATTATTCGTTTGGCGTGCACGTTCGAAGCATTTAAAAGGATTAGGCAGGGGTTCTATATGGGCTAGTATGTTTAATATTAGTGAGCCGGTTATTTTTGGAGCACCCGTGGTAATGAATCCTCTGCTTGTTATTCCGTTTATATTGGCACCACTAGCAGTTGGTATGATTACTTATTTCTCCATGACACTTGGTTTAGTTGGAAAACCTTATGTCATTGTACCATGGACGACTCCTCCACCATTCTCAGGAATATTAACCACTGGTGACTGGCGTGGCGGAGTATTAATGATGCTCAATATCTTTGTAGCAATGGCAATATATTATCCGTTTTTCCGTTTGTATGATAAGCAATTACTGGCAGAAGAAAGTGAAACAAAAAAAGATGAGGCTTCCGAGAAGATGATGAAAGCGAAATAA
- the phnE gene encoding phosphonate ABC transporter, permease protein PhnE has product MFAKLLPTKKMILPNGKIVVEKRSMTPLVILLLLGFSYVSIQITGFDLQILLNRIGQFFVIIQEMFPPTWAYFPQVWKPLLDTIKMSLLGSLLGAISALPLAMLAASNITKSKAISSTIKLILSLLRTLPTLIIALIATYIFGLGTMTGTVAIYLFTISYVGKLIYEQIENVNMDAYEAMHSMGLTTIQSFRYAIFPQILPSYLSTSLFCFEGNVRYAAILGYVGAGGIGLLLNESLGWRNYANLGMILLMLVVVVFMIESISEYYRKKLK; this is encoded by the coding sequence ATGTTCGCGAAGCTATTACCAACTAAGAAAATGATACTGCCAAACGGGAAAATCGTCGTGGAAAAACGATCTATGACACCTCTTGTTATATTATTATTACTTGGATTTTCCTATGTTTCTATTCAGATTACAGGGTTTGACCTTCAAATTCTGTTAAACCGTATAGGTCAGTTCTTTGTCATTATTCAAGAGATGTTCCCACCAACATGGGCTTATTTCCCGCAAGTTTGGAAGCCTTTATTAGACACAATTAAAATGTCATTGCTCGGCTCACTTTTAGGTGCCATTTCTGCATTACCGTTAGCGATGCTTGCGGCAAGTAATATTACGAAATCAAAAGCGATTTCATCCACAATCAAATTGATTTTGAGTTTATTGCGAACACTTCCAACGCTTATTATCGCTCTTATTGCTACATATATTTTTGGTCTAGGAACGATGACCGGAACAGTTGCTATTTACTTATTTACAATTTCATATGTTGGAAAATTAATATACGAACAAATTGAGAATGTCAATATGGATGCATATGAAGCGATGCATTCAATGGGATTAACAACAATTCAATCGTTTCGCTATGCTATTTTTCCGCAAATACTACCAAGTTATTTATCAACCTCCCTATTTTGTTTTGAAGGTAATGTGCGTTATGCAGCTATTTTAGGGTATGTCGGGGCTGGTGGTATCGGGCTACTATTAAATGAAAGTCTTGGCTGGCGAAACTATGCCAATTTAGGCATGATTTTACTTATGTTAGTGGTCGTCGTCTTTATGATTGAATCTATTAGTGAATATTACCGAAAGAAATTAAAGTAG
- a CDS encoding DJ-1/PfpI family protein: MSKQALLIIPPERFNEDELFKPREALENAGIEVTIASTKTGEIIGDFEGKAISEKVFSDTTASDFDVISVIGGSGTNDHLWENNGLSTYLKKAYKDNVLVTGICAGAVTVVKTGLLEGREATCYPVDVQKDQLKENNVKYVEKHVIAHSDIITGDGPDGAEEFGKALVNAIN; the protein is encoded by the coding sequence ATGAGTAAACAAGCACTATTAATTATACCACCAGAAAGATTTAATGAAGATGAATTATTCAAACCGAGAGAGGCACTTGAAAATGCAGGAATAGAAGTAACAATTGCAAGCACAAAAACTGGCGAAATTATCGGCGACTTTGAAGGTAAGGCCATTTCTGAAAAGGTCTTTTCCGATACTACAGCAAGCGACTTTGACGTTATTTCTGTCATTGGCGGATCTGGAACAAATGATCATCTTTGGGAAAACAATGGATTGTCCACCTATTTAAAGAAAGCATATAAAGATAATGTTCTAGTTACTGGAATTTGTGCTGGTGCAGTTACTGTTGTGAAAACCGGGTTACTTGAAGGTAGAGAGGCAACTTGCTACCCTGTTGATGTACAAAAAGACCAACTAAAAGAAAATAATGTAAAATATGTCGAGAAACATGTTATTGCCCATAGTGACATTATCACAGGTGACGGCCCAGATGGCGCCGAGGAATTTGGAAAAGCATTAGTTAATGCAATAAACTAA